CAAGAACACTGCTTTGTTGTTTCAAACAAGTACTAATTTTCAATTAAATGAGAAGTATAACTTTTACTAACTCTTCAccatcaaagaaaatattttttatatgtttaaaaaataaaaataaaaaatctattaCATTAAATGAACCCACTATCACTTCTACAATAAGACACTAATCAATCAAATATCTcaacataaataataatatattaaatcaaGTCCACATGTGACTTTTTCTTTTGTCCATTTAACTGGCATTCGATTTTATTTCCCAcacacgataaaaaaaaaaaaagacagattTAAGAAATACATCTTATAAGAAATTGAAATTATGTTACAAAAGCTGCAAAACTAGGTGTACACTGATGAACCTAGCTATGTTACAGAAGCTGGAAAACTCAGTAATTCAAGATACCTACTACATGTTTAAGACTAAAATTTGGGTCGCAAGAACTGATTCTATTAGACAAACAAAAGTACCCATCTGAACAAAGGCATTAGGAGCTTAGGCACCAAAACAATCCAAGTAATGCTAGCAAAAGCATTGCTGACAAAAACAAAATGACTGTAAGTGGAGAGTGTGAAGCAGCTCCGGTTGACATTGCATCCGAAGATTGGCCTGTGGTTTTGTCGGCGTTCTTATCAGTCTGTCTTGCTCTCGATCTCAACTTGGGTTTGGAATCATAGATCTCAGGAGAAGAGGACTTTATCTCGGTGGAGTTTGCATCATCTGCATGACAATCAACAGTGATCAATTTGTGCCACGAATTGGACAGCCCAGGTACCATGTTTACCATTGCCTTGACCAACCCAAAATGGGTTCTAGCCTAAAACATAGACCCTTGAACTAATTAATTTTTGAGAAAGTCATTAGGGTCTTCTTTTGGGTTAAATCAAAGCTTAGAGAGGTGCACATTTCCTGAAATAATATTAGGAAAAAAATTTCATGTGCATCACTTGCAAAGCAGGCAATTTCAGAATTACCTCTTGAAATGTTGAGATGAATCCTATGCTCCTCAAAAAACCCATTATCATGGAATATATGTTTTCAGTTCTGTGGGCCAATAAAGGAGCCATAACAAGAGTTTCAAAATTTGCAGGCACATAAATGTAACTACCCATGAAATGTTAATCAACCTCATTGACAACCTTGGGGTCTGAGCAGGCGagattaattttatatttcataACAATCTTGACTGGAGAATTAGTCTCCATGGAACTTACACCCATCCCATTAATAAAACTTAGGATAGCGCACACTGAAAAAGTCAGGTTAAAGTAAAATATAGTCATATCCATCTCAGATCAATTTAGTTAAGCTAGTAATGGTCAAAAAGTTTTAGCAATCAAAAAATTTCTAGTTGCAACATGGTTTGCTGTTTATTACCATGAGTGTCCTCGGCGGTAAGACCAGAAACTAATTTTTCTTCATCAAATTGGTGCTCCAAAACTTCACTAGCCTGTAAAATTTTTTCCATGGTACACATTTAGTATTAAGAAGTTTATTAGGTCAATATAACAAACAGCAACTGTTAACAATGTTGTCCTGATATATTCTATTATCTTAATATTAGGTAAATTTATCATTTCTGAGAATAACCAACTCAAACATCATACCTCAGTGACACCTGATTTGTCTGAATCATCATTATTACTGCTCAAGGCATGAACAGTTCTGGGGGCAGATCCATTGTGAATGAACTTCTGCAAACGTAACCGTCTCATTGCCGAGCCTTGCTGTTTAATCAAGTAATCTGAGTCTGTCAAATTTTTGCGAACTCTGATCTGGATTTCAGCCCTGTCAAAGTTGTCCGTATTGGTTGATTCTTGATGCAAAGAACCTGCAGAAGAGTCCATCGAGGAGATATTTCGGCTAAACTTCTGATTAGGAAACACAGAGATCTGCCATGTATCTTGTTCTGTAGGAACATTATAACTATTCTCCTGTGATAAGTGGCTTGAACCAACTGGCGGCCTGCAGATTTCTTCATAAAAACCTATGCCATCCTGAGGTAATCAACACAGAAGAAAAATTAGAATTTTACAAGTTCATTAACTGTAATTGTTTTACCATATGTTTTCACTCAAATCAACACAGTTTGCGAACTTGTGGaagtaaaaaaacaaaaaggataAAAGTTACATAACTAGTGTCCCTAAAATATTATCTAAATAAAATTCACCTCAAAAGTAGTAACTTCAGTATCTTCATCACTGCCTGTCCTGCTATCCTTGCATGATAGCGTGTCCCAGTGGGAATCATCCATGATCAAACGATTCCGATCTTCTGCCTCAAACTTCATAATTAGACCTCTACAGGTACTTGATGCCTCATGGGAACATTCCTCTTGATTAAAAAGAACTGCATCTAAGAATTCAGTGACAGAGTCCTGCTCAATGTTGTCAAATTGATTAAGCTCCTGCAGAAGTCCCTGGTTTACTCCATCATAAAATGAGTGGCCCATATGAGACACTATCGGGGAACTTATATGGTAATCATCAGGACCAAGCTTGTCACATTCTTGGCCCAGGTATTGTGCGAAATCATCCAACAGAGAATCAACCTGAATTTTATATCCAAGAAAACAGAACCATAAGTCAATAAGCGCCATCAAATTTGAGCTTATAGAAAATGGTTAACTAAGTCTAGTAAATTTCTTGTCTGAAGCCACAACAAAGACATAAATAAGCAATGTAGTCAAAAATAGATTAATTTTTAGTGAATAAAATAGCATGTATTGTTATTGTCCATGATATCTTACTTCAGCAGCCACATCGGTCCCCTGATCAGCAACATCTGAAGCAATAGTAGCATTGCAATAGCTCTCTTCTGGTTTCAACAAACAGCTGTTTGCAAAAGCCATTTTATCTTCTACTAACTCATTAATAGCTGATGGTGGCATCTCAAAGATACGAGGCAAAGGTTGCAgattttcttgcaaatccaacccTGGAAGGTTTTGGTTCAAtgatgtcagaacttcttctgcaGCCTCTGATCCATGCTGCGTCTCACCTGGTGAAACAATGGTTGGAGAAGGAGATAAGCCAGTACTTTCCATCTCATCAACATTTTTCTCCATGCAATCATTGATCTTAGAAACTAAGGTCTGTTCTTCAGACTTCCTGAATAAACGACAAAGAACATAGCCACCCTGCACaagattaaaaatatatgaaacaaATTCCATGTACCTCCAGTTGGTTTCAATGCATGTAGATCAATTAGTAAACGAAATcagacaaaaaaaaatcataagttcTGAACAGATTTAGTTAGTGTGCTGATAATTAAATGAGAAGAAGAAGCGACTCACCTGCTCACCCGACTCATATTCGGGCTCAGTggttcgatactcatgcatgatCCAATTAGTGCGGAAGCCATTGGGAGCCCGGCCGCGGTGGAAGACAAGGGTCTTTTTCATGCCTACAATCATCGAACCTGGTGATCTGGACTTGATCGTCCGATCCTTCCCTGTGGCCTTCCAGTACCCAGCCTCCGTAGCCCGGTTGGAACGGTTGCTGCTGGGATACTTCCGGTCCTTTGGTGAGAAGAAGAACCACTCCGGATCAATTGATTTGATCAATGATTTGTCTGCTGACCAACACAGAAACCATTACAGCAGTTAGAAATAGAATCTTCACAAACAAAAGCAGTGTTGGAAAGCAAAGGATTGAACGCAATGCCAGATCCGAAATTGAATGTTCCGGACAAAACCGCGAGGAGATATCAGTGCATGcacaaaaaatcatttttttctcAAACGAAAAAAGAGGGGAAACAAACATTTAGGGCCGATGCAAACAAAAGGCAAGCTTTGACAACAAGAACCTGAAGATAAAACAAGGACGAGAAGGAAGAAGCAGGAATTGAGATCGGAAAGGGGAATGATCACCGGGGACGTCCCACGGCTCGCACTTGCAGACGTCTATCTCGGGGATGACCTCGATCTCCGACTTGATACGGCCGGTGATCTTGCCCTTTAGGTAGTGATTCACCAACTCCGCATCCGTCGGACGGAATCGGAACCCCAAGGGCAGCGATTCAACGGAGACAGCATCCATTTCCACCGCTCACTCCTCTCCCGTCACTATTCGCCAACCCACTACTGCCTCTGATCGTCAATACACCAAATCGGGTTGTACAGACAAGAAGAACAAGAGAAATAGGATCGCCAAAAACTACAGAACATCAAGGCAAGGACGATCCGCGGAAGGCATACCGGACCTACTGGTCTTGCTCCGCCTTTTTTCATATTTATAGTCGGTCTCATTCGCACTCTTACTGTTGCATGATCGATGATAAGACTATGATGCCCCTGTCCAAAGGTGAACAAGATCCGGTCAATTGGGGGCGAATATGGGGACTGTAAAGTAATTTGGTTGACAGTTTTGAGGAGGCTTCTTCGAAGGGACGGCAGGGCCGACGAAACTCCCAGTGTAGACGCGTGGTTGAGGCCTTCGAAACCGTTGGATGGAGATCGGATGGACTCCTTGCTCTTCTCGGCTTTGCTTCGGCACGAAGCATTAGGATGGTGCGCTCGCCATGTTGACCGCGGACCGTGTCTGGGAGTCCGTGTCAGGTAGGAGCAATCCTGTTTTGATTGACGTCAGTTGCATTTTTTATTACCTGCCTCGTGATTGGTTGCATTCGGCTCTTCTTCCAAAAGCATGGTGGGTCCGTCACGAGTATATTGAAAACTACGCGACAAGTAATAGCGAAAGTTTTCCTACCCGTTTTATCGTCACCCAGACACCTACTTGCTTGTAATCGGTCCTCAAGCTCGGGCCCACAAGGCGTCCAACGAGATGAACGGGTAAACGACGCATCGTTGGACGAGCAATGAAGGGCATTCGAGGAGCATTAAGCCACATGTGTACGTATCCTTTACTCCGAACTCTGAAAGGTTCGGATCACGATAAGTTCAGCTGAGATTGAGATTTCTTGAAGTATATGAGCTTTGTTTGCACGGAATCCGTCGTGTgtgttgtatcatatacattTTCTTCTCGTTGTTATTAAGCAACATGATTTTTGTAGAAAAATCCGAAGACGACATCGTATGCATAGTAAAAaaactaaaataatttttttaaatttcgtaaaagatgttcatcgtcgaagatttatgtgtaaaattttacgaaactgaaaaacacatgtgAGATAATTGTGTTGCCTAGgaagattatatatattagataaagaTTTAAATTTCATATgtgataatatttataaaaattagaTGGTATAGAGTAGAATATCATATATTTGCATTTTCGATCGATTAAGTttagataatttaaaatataaaatcaaatctcatatctttttttaatattaatattttttattaaaaaatatataattcttatcataaatgcttgatgtGGTGGACAAACTGGTGGTTACATCAATCCAATTTAGTTTAAACTCGTGTATATAAGAAATTTGATGTGAGCGAAAATA
The DNA window shown above is from Musa acuminata AAA Group cultivar baxijiao chromosome BXJ2-4, Cavendish_Baxijiao_AAA, whole genome shotgun sequence and carries:
- the LOC135581227 gene encoding NAC domain-containing protein 14-like isoform X3, whose protein sequence is MIVGMKKTLVFHRGRAPNGFRTNWIMHEYRTTEPEYESGEQGGYVLCRLFRKSEEQTLVSKINDCMEKNVDEMESTGLSPSPTIVSPGETQHGSEAAEEVLTSLNQNLPGLDLQENLQPLPRIFEMPPSAINELVEDKMAFANSCLLKPEESYCNATIASDVADQGTDVAAEVDSLLDDFAQYLGQECDKLGPDDYHISSPIVSHMGHSFYDGVNQGLLQELNQFDNIEQDSVTEFLDAVLFNQEECSHEASSTCRGLIMKFEAEDRNRLIMDDSHWDTLSCKDSRTGSDEDTEVTTFEDGIGFYEEICRPPVGSSHLSQENSYNVPTEQDTWQISVFPNQKFSRNISSMDSSAGSLHQESTNTDNFDRAEIQIRVRKNLTDSDYLIKQQGSAMRRLRLQKFIHNGSAPRTVHALSSNNDDSDKSGVTEASEVLEHQFDEEKLVSGLTAEDTHDDANSTEIKSSSPEIYDSKPKLRSRARQTDKNADKTTGQSSDAMSTGAASHSPLTVILFLSAMLLLALLGLFWCLSS
- the LOC135581227 gene encoding NAC domain-containing protein 14-like isoform X2, with the translated sequence MDAVSVESLPLGFRFRPTDAELVNHYLKGKITGRIKSEIEVIPEIDVCKCEPWDVPDKSLIKSIDPEWFFFSPKDRKYPSSNRSNRATEAGYWKATGKDRTIKSRSPGSMIVGMKKTLVFHRGRAPNGFRTNWIMHEYRTTEPEYESGEQGGYVLCRLFRKSEEQTLVSKINDCMEKNVDEMESTGLSPSPTIVSPGETQHGSEAAEEVLTSLNQNLPGLDLQENLQPLPRIFEMPPSAINELVEDKMAFANSCLLKPEESYCNATIASDVADQGTDVAAEVDSLLDDFAQYLGQECDKLGPDDYHISSPIVSHMGHSFYDGVNQGLLQELNQFDNIEQDSVTEFLDAVLFNQEECSHEASSTCRGLIMKFEAEDRNRLIMDDSHWDTLSCKDSRTGSDEDTEVTTFEDGIGFYEEICRPPVGSSHLSQENSYNVPTEQDTWQISVFPNQKFSRNISSMDSSAGSLHQESTNTDNFDRAEIQIRVRKNLTDSDYLIKQQGSAMRRLRLQKFIHNGSAPRTVHALSSNNDDSDKSGVTEASEVLEHQFDEEKLVSGLTAEDTHDDANSTEIKSSSPEIYDSKPKLRSRARQTDKNADKTTGQSSDAMSTGAASHSPLTVILFLSAMLLLALLGLFWCLSS
- the LOC135581227 gene encoding NAC domain-containing protein 14-like isoform X1, which encodes MDAVSVESLPLGFRFRPTDAELVNHYLKGKITGRIKSEIEVIPEIDVCKCEPWDVPADKSLIKSIDPEWFFFSPKDRKYPSSNRSNRATEAGYWKATGKDRTIKSRSPGSMIVGMKKTLVFHRGRAPNGFRTNWIMHEYRTTEPEYESGEQGGYVLCRLFRKSEEQTLVSKINDCMEKNVDEMESTGLSPSPTIVSPGETQHGSEAAEEVLTSLNQNLPGLDLQENLQPLPRIFEMPPSAINELVEDKMAFANSCLLKPEESYCNATIASDVADQGTDVAAEVDSLLDDFAQYLGQECDKLGPDDYHISSPIVSHMGHSFYDGVNQGLLQELNQFDNIEQDSVTEFLDAVLFNQEECSHEASSTCRGLIMKFEAEDRNRLIMDDSHWDTLSCKDSRTGSDEDTEVTTFEDGIGFYEEICRPPVGSSHLSQENSYNVPTEQDTWQISVFPNQKFSRNISSMDSSAGSLHQESTNTDNFDRAEIQIRVRKNLTDSDYLIKQQGSAMRRLRLQKFIHNGSAPRTVHALSSNNDDSDKSGVTEASEVLEHQFDEEKLVSGLTAEDTHDDANSTEIKSSSPEIYDSKPKLRSRARQTDKNADKTTGQSSDAMSTGAASHSPLTVILFLSAMLLLALLGLFWCLSS